In one Paracoccus everestensis genomic region, the following are encoded:
- the istA gene encoding IS21 family transposase — MGLLNIIRRMHVRQKLSIREIARRTGLSRNTIARHLAEGTIEPKFATPDRPSKLDPFSEKLAGWLKTEAGKSRKQRRTLKQMHADLVTLGFTGSYNRVAAFARDWRTDRQREQQTTGRGTFVPLSFRPGEAFQFDWSEDYGLLGDERTKLQMAHIKLSHSRAFLLRAYPLQTHEMLFDAHWHGFRVFGGVPERGIYDNMKTAVDRVGRGKERQVNIRFLAMANHYVFEPEFCNPAAGWEKGQVEKNVQDSRHQVLQGMPGFPDLATMNAWLEQRCLELWHETPHGTLPGTIADVWAEERAALMPLPPAFDGFIELSKRVSPTCLISFERNRYSVPASFANRPVSLRIYPDRLVVAAEGNLLCEHGRVFQRNHQVPPRTIYDWRHYLAVLQRKPGALRNGAPFAELPPAFRQLQDQMLRKPGGDREMVDILALVLQHDEQAVLAAVELALAEGVATKTHVLNLLHRLVDGKVIGGPPLDTPQALVLHREPKANVERYDGLRTPVAGGHHAS; from the coding sequence ATGGGACTTTTGAACATCATTCGACGGATGCATGTGCGGCAGAAGCTGTCGATACGCGAGATTGCGCGGCGCACCGGACTGTCGCGCAACACGATTGCCAGGCATCTGGCGGAGGGCACGATTGAGCCGAAGTTTGCCACGCCGGATCGGCCGAGCAAGCTTGACCCTTTTTCCGAGAAGCTGGCTGGCTGGTTGAAGACGGAAGCCGGCAAGTCGCGCAAGCAGCGGCGGACGCTGAAGCAGATGCATGCCGATCTCGTCACGCTCGGCTTCACCGGCTCCTACAACCGGGTTGCGGCCTTTGCGCGGGACTGGCGGACAGATCGCCAGCGGGAACAGCAGACCACAGGACGCGGCACCTTCGTTCCGCTGTCTTTCCGACCGGGAGAGGCCTTCCAGTTCGACTGGAGCGAAGACTACGGGCTTCTGGGTGACGAGCGCACCAAGCTTCAGATGGCGCATATCAAGCTGTCCCACAGCCGGGCCTTCCTGTTGCGCGCCTACCCACTGCAGACCCACGAGATGCTCTTCGATGCCCACTGGCATGGCTTCCGTGTCTTTGGTGGCGTGCCCGAACGGGGCATCTACGATAACATGAAGACAGCGGTGGACCGTGTCGGTCGCGGCAAGGAGCGGCAGGTCAACATCCGCTTCCTCGCGATGGCCAACCACTATGTCTTCGAGCCGGAGTTCTGCAATCCGGCGGCAGGATGGGAGAAGGGTCAGGTCGAGAAGAACGTTCAGGACTCCCGCCATCAGGTCCTGCAGGGGATGCCGGGCTTTCCCGACCTTGCCACGATGAACGCCTGGCTGGAGCAGCGTTGCCTGGAGCTGTGGCATGAGACCCCGCATGGCACGCTGCCCGGCACGATCGCCGATGTCTGGGCTGAGGAGCGGGCCGCGCTGATGCCGTTGCCGCCGGCTTTTGACGGCTTTATCGAGTTGAGCAAGCGCGTCTCGCCCACCTGCCTGATCAGCTTCGAGCGCAATCGCTACAGCGTTCCCGCGTCCTTTGCGAACCGGCCTGTCAGTCTACGGATTTACCCGGATCGACTGGTCGTGGCGGCCGAGGGCAACCTCCTGTGCGAGCATGGCCGCGTGTTCCAGCGCAACCACCAGGTGCCGCCACGGACGATCTACGATTGGCGGCATTACCTGGCTGTTCTCCAGCGCAAGCCCGGGGCTCTCAGGAACGGAGCACCATTCGCGGAACTGCCGCCTGCCTTCCGGCAACTGCAGGACCAGATGCTGCGCAAGCCTGGTGGTGATCGCGAGATGGTCGATATCCTTGCCCTGGTTCTTCAGCACGACGAGCAGGCCGTCCTCGCCGCCGTGGAACTGGCCCTGGCCGAGGGCGTGGCAACCAAGACCCATGTGCTGAACCTGTTGCACCGGCTGGTCGACGGCAAGGTCATCGG
- a CDS encoding type ISP restriction/modification enzyme, whose product MWITPVAPAAHRSGGRFTWLNSQWKLPAYPAQFWVEINNPVSRAMQQVLDVLDENRIDKESRDLEKFYDSVRNRAHGISDPAAKQRLIVELYDKFFRNAFPRTTEKLGIVYTPVEIVDFILHSVNEMLQDHFGQTLGSRGVHIMDPFTGTGTFITRLLQSGLIAPEELEHKYRHEIHANEIVLLAYYIAAINIEAVYQGEAKKNDYVPFEGICLTDTFQIYEGNDELALYMPDNSERRTRQKELNIRVIVGNPPYSKGQESANDNNANVRYEGLDARIGETYAARSTATLKNSLYDSYVRAIRWASDRIGDAGIVAYVTNAGWVDGNAADGMRACLAEEFTDLYILHLRGNARTSGERRRKEKGNVFGEGSRAPVAISLFVKNPDAQEHGRIFFHDIGDYLDQKQKLAIIRDFGAVNGVSKVKRWEQITPDDQNDWLDQRDASFDAFLKIGDKKDKRAPKAFETYSAGLKTNRDSWCFNFSREALAKNITRTLEFYNAEVQRYSNEAKAGEGAKSFVKSDATNISWDQAQFDGVEKGREIKFISEAVVPSLYRPFTKQWAYFTRTFNNRVYQLPQIYPERACQNRAISVSGPGSVSGFTALMTDSVAELCVAAMKGGSQYFPLYLYDQQDENPGGLFEGQSSGIQRRDAITDAGLAHFQAGYPGEEIKKEEIFYYVYGLLRTAVRN is encoded by the coding sequence ATGTGGATCACTCCCGTTGCCCCCGCTGCTCACCGCTCTGGGGGAAGGTTCACATGGCTCAATTCTCAGTGGAAATTACCCGCCTATCCGGCTCAGTTCTGGGTGGAAATCAACAACCCCGTCTCACGCGCCATGCAGCAGGTGCTGGACGTGCTGGACGAGAACCGCATCGACAAGGAATCCCGCGACCTCGAGAAATTCTACGACAGCGTCCGCAATCGCGCCCACGGGATCAGCGATCCCGCCGCCAAACAGCGCCTGATCGTCGAGCTCTATGACAAGTTCTTCCGCAACGCCTTCCCCCGCACGACTGAGAAGCTGGGCATCGTCTACACCCCGGTCGAGATCGTCGATTTCATCCTGCACTCGGTCAATGAGATGTTGCAGGACCATTTCGGCCAGACCCTCGGCTCACGCGGCGTCCACATCATGGACCCCTTCACCGGCACGGGCACCTTCATCACCCGGCTGCTGCAATCTGGCCTGATCGCTCCGGAGGAGCTGGAGCACAAGTACCGCCACGAGATCCACGCCAACGAGATCGTCCTGCTTGCCTACTACATCGCCGCGATCAACATCGAAGCGGTCTACCAAGGCGAAGCCAAGAAGAACGATTACGTGCCCTTCGAGGGGATCTGCCTCACCGACACTTTCCAGATTTATGAGGGCAACGACGAGCTGGCGCTCTACATGCCCGACAACTCCGAACGCCGGACCCGGCAGAAGGAGCTTAATATTCGAGTGATCGTTGGTAATCCGCCGTATTCTAAGGGGCAGGAAAGCGCCAACGACAACAATGCCAACGTTCGCTACGAGGGACTGGATGCGCGCATCGGTGAGACCTATGCCGCGAGATCGACGGCGACGCTGAAGAATTCGCTCTATGACAGCTATGTTCGAGCGATCCGCTGGGCATCCGACCGAATTGGAGATGCGGGGATCGTAGCCTATGTCACCAACGCGGGATGGGTCGATGGCAACGCGGCGGACGGAATGCGAGCCTGCCTGGCAGAGGAGTTCACTGACCTCTATATCTTACATCTTCGTGGCAACGCCCGCACGAGCGGAGAGCGCCGCCGAAAGGAGAAGGGAAATGTCTTCGGTGAAGGTAGTCGTGCGCCGGTGGCAATCAGCCTCTTTGTGAAGAACCCGGATGCCCAGGAGCATGGACGCATCTTCTTCCACGACATCGGTGACTACCTCGACCAGAAACAGAAGCTCGCGATCATCCGTGACTTCGGCGCGGTAAATGGAGTCAGTAAGGTCAAGCGGTGGGAGCAAATCACACCCGATGACCAGAATGACTGGCTTGACCAGAGGGACGCCAGTTTCGACGCATTTCTTAAAATCGGCGACAAGAAGGATAAGAGGGCCCCAAAGGCATTCGAAACTTACTCTGCAGGGCTGAAGACGAACAGGGACTCTTGGTGTTTCAACTTCTCTCGGGAAGCGCTGGCGAAGAACATCACAAGAACCCTGGAATTCTACAATGCAGAAGTCCAACGCTATTCCAATGAGGCGAAAGCTGGCGAAGGTGCCAAGTCCTTTGTCAAGTCCGACGCAACAAACATAAGTTGGGACCAAGCACAGTTTGACGGCGTTGAGAAAGGCAGGGAGATCAAATTCATCTCCGAAGCGGTTGTCCCAAGCCTGTATCGTCCCTTCACAAAGCAATGGGCTTACTTCACCAGGACATTCAATAATCGCGTGTATCAACTTCCTCAGATATACCCAGAACGAGCGTGTCAGAACCGGGCCATCTCTGTATCCGGGCCCGGTAGCGTTTCTGGATTTACGGCTCTAATGACCGACAGCGTCGCCGAACTGTGCGTTGCAGCCATGAAGGGCGGCTCTCAGTATTTTCCCCTTTACCTCTACGACCAGCAGGACGAGAACCCCGGCGGACTCTTCGAAGGCCAGTCCTCCGGCATCCAGCGACGTGACGCGATCACCGACGCCGGGCTGGCCCATTTCCAAGCGGGCTATCCTGGCGAGGAGATCAAAAAGGAGGAAATCTTCTACTACGTTTACGGCCTGCTGAGAACGGCAGTGAGAAATTAG
- the istA gene encoding IS21 family transposase gives MELYLRVRQACAAGMSQRQAAKAFNISRDTVAKMMTFSVPPGYRRTAEVRRPKLDPFVPIIEGWLEADRSMPRKQRHTAKRVFDRLRDECEFTGGYTIIKDYIRERERRGQEVFVPLAHPPGHAQADFGEAMVRIGGVEQKAHFFVLDLPHSDACYVRAYPAAVAEAWVDGHIHAFAFFGAVPQSIVYDNDRCLVAKILPDGTRKRAVLFSGFLSHYLIRDRYGRPGKGNDKGNVEGLVGYCRRNFMVPLPEFPTWEAFNLWLEEQCRKRQQDVLRGESETIGERLQRDLAEMRSLPASPFDACDQDTGRVSSQCLVRYKTNDYSVPVAYGHQDVWIRAYVHDVVIGCRGEVIAHHPRCWDREEFIFDPIHYLPLLEQKINALDQAAPLHGWELPEEFATLRRLMEARMNRHGRREYVQVLRLLETFDLADLHAAVKQALQMGAIGFDAVKHLLLCRVERRPARLDLDCYPYLPKATVEKTKAGSYMRLLSGNAEDAA, from the coding sequence GTGGAACTATATCTCAGGGTTCGCCAGGCCTGCGCGGCGGGCATGAGCCAGCGTCAGGCGGCGAAGGCCTTCAACATCTCCCGTGATACGGTTGCGAAGATGATGACGTTCTCGGTGCCGCCGGGCTACCGGCGGACGGCCGAGGTCAGGCGGCCGAAGCTTGATCCTTTCGTCCCGATCATCGAGGGCTGGCTTGAGGCGGATCGCTCCATGCCACGCAAGCAGCGGCACACCGCGAAGCGGGTGTTCGACCGGCTGCGTGACGAATGCGAGTTCACCGGCGGCTACACGATCATCAAGGATTACATCCGGGAGCGGGAACGGCGGGGCCAGGAAGTGTTCGTGCCGCTGGCGCATCCTCCGGGCCATGCGCAGGCCGACTTCGGCGAGGCGATGGTCAGGATTGGCGGTGTCGAGCAAAAGGCGCATTTCTTCGTGCTGGACCTGCCGCATAGCGACGCCTGTTACGTCCGCGCCTATCCGGCGGCTGTGGCCGAGGCTTGGGTGGATGGCCATATCCACGCCTTTGCCTTCTTTGGGGCGGTCCCCCAGTCGATTGTCTATGACAATGACAGATGCCTGGTGGCGAAGATCCTGCCCGATGGCACCCGTAAGCGGGCCGTCCTGTTCAGCGGCTTTCTGTCGCATTACCTGATCCGGGACCGCTACGGCCGTCCTGGCAAAGGGAACGACAAGGGGAATGTCGAAGGGTTGGTGGGCTATTGCCGCCGCAACTTCATGGTGCCGCTCCCCGAGTTCCCGACGTGGGAGGCGTTCAACCTTTGGCTGGAAGAGCAATGCCGCAAGCGCCAGCAGGATGTCCTGCGCGGCGAAAGCGAAACAATCGGCGAGCGGTTGCAACGCGATCTGGCAGAGATGCGATCCTTGCCTGCGTCACCCTTTGACGCCTGCGACCAAGACACCGGCCGCGTCTCGTCCCAGTGTCTGGTGCGCTACAAGACCAACGACTACTCGGTGCCGGTTGCTTATGGTCATCAGGATGTCTGGATCCGGGCTTATGTCCACGACGTGGTGATCGGCTGTCGGGGCGAGGTCATTGCCCACCATCCCCGGTGCTGGGACCGCGAAGAATTCATCTTCGATCCGATCCACTACCTGCCGCTGCTGGAGCAAAAGATCAACGCACTCGACCAGGCCGCGCCGTTGCACGGCTGGGAGCTTCCCGAGGAATTCGCCACGTTGCGCCGTCTGATGGAAGCCCGCATGAACCGGCATGGCCGACGCGAATACGTCCAGGTCCTGCGGTTGCTGGAAACTTTCGACCTGGCTGATCTGCATGCCGCGGTGAAGCAGGCGCTTCAGATGGGCGCGATTGGCTTTGACGCCGTAAAGCACCTGCTGCTTTGTCGTGTAGAACGCCGTCCGGCCCGACTGGACCTGGACTGCTATCCCTATCTGCCCAAGGCCACGGTCGAGAAGACCAAGGCCGGTTCCTACATGCGGCTGTTGTCAGGCAATGCGGAGGACGCGGCATGA
- the istB gene encoding IS21-like element helper ATPase IstB, translated as MNDVPEILLAHHLKALKLPTFLREHQKLARQCAAEGMDHVRYLARLVELELIDRERRMVERRIKAAKFPTVKSLDSFDFSAIPKLNKMQVLELARCEWIDHRENVIALGPSGTGKTHIALGLGLAACQKGLSVGFTTAASLVSEMMEARDERRLLRVQKQMAGYKLLIIDELGFVPLSKTGAELLFELISQRYERGSTLITSNLPFDEWTETFGSERLTGALLDRLTHHVSILEMNGESYRLANSTARKRQQKS; from the coding sequence ATGAACGATGTCCCGGAAATCCTGCTCGCCCATCACCTCAAGGCGCTGAAGCTGCCGACGTTTCTGCGGGAACATCAGAAGCTGGCCCGGCAATGCGCGGCCGAAGGCATGGACCATGTCCGATACCTCGCCCGGCTTGTTGAGCTGGAGTTGATCGACCGGGAGCGGAGGATGGTCGAACGCCGCATCAAGGCCGCCAAATTCCCCACTGTCAAAAGCCTCGACAGCTTCGACTTCAGCGCCATACCGAAGCTCAACAAGATGCAGGTGCTGGAACTGGCGCGGTGTGAATGGATCGACCATCGCGAGAACGTCATTGCCCTCGGCCCAAGTGGCACGGGCAAGACGCACATTGCCCTTGGCCTCGGACTGGCAGCTTGCCAAAAGGGGCTCTCTGTTGGCTTCACCACCGCCGCGAGCCTGGTCAGTGAGATGATGGAGGCCCGCGACGAGCGCCGCCTGCTTCGCGTTCAGAAGCAAATGGCCGGTTACAAGCTGCTCATCATCGACGAGCTGGGCTTCGTGCCGCTGTCCAAGACCGGTGCCGAATTGCTGTTCGAACTGATCTCGCAACGCTACGAGCGCGGCTCGACCCTGATCACCAGCAATCTGCCCTTTGATGAATGGACCGAGACCTTCGGCTCCGAGCGCCTCACCGGCGCACTGCTCGACCGGCTGACACACCACGTCAGCATCCTCGAGATGAACGGCGAGAGCTATCGCCTCGCCAACAGCACTGCCCGAAAGCGGCAACAAAAGTCCTGA